In a single window of the Petrotoga olearia DSM 13574 genome:
- a CDS encoding ribonuclease HII, whose protein sequence is MLENIEMTLLKKYKKIIGIDEAGRGPIAGPVFVGAVVIESLTECELLAKIGRDSKLLTPKERERRYFQITKNFQYYSNFSTSDLIDQMNIFKATEVSIKKLLKKIVSKNVNDYYAIVDGKFFKLDYNYKCIVKGDQTSPLIGAASIVAKYERDLYMNHLHQIYPNYDFISHKGYPTKKHIESIKKYGIISEHRKTFNPIKRFIEEGII, encoded by the coding sequence ATGTTGGAAAATATTGAAATGACTTTATTAAAAAAGTACAAAAAGATAATTGGTATTGACGAAGCTGGAAGGGGCCCAATAGCTGGGCCTGTTTTTGTTGGTGCTGTTGTTATAGAATCACTAACAGAATGCGAATTATTAGCAAAAATAGGAAGAGATTCGAAATTATTAACTCCAAAAGAAAGAGAAAGGAGATACTTTCAAATAACGAAAAATTTCCAATATTATAGTAATTTTTCAACTTCTGATTTAATAGATCAAATGAATATATTCAAAGCAACAGAGGTATCAATAAAGAAATTATTGAAAAAAATTGTGTCGAAAAATGTTAATGATTATTATGCTATTGTAGATGGAAAGTTCTTCAAACTTGATTATAACTACAAATGCATAGTCAAAGGCGATCAAACATCCCCTTTAATAGGAGCCGCATCTATTGTAGCAAAATATGAAAGAGACTTATATATGAATCACTTACATCAAATATATCCCAATTATGATTTTATAAGTCATAAAGGGTATCCTACCAAAAAACACATTGAAAGCATAAAAAAGTATGGTATAATATCAGAGCATAGAAAAACATTTAATCCTATTAAGAGATTCATCGAAGAAGGAATTATATGA
- a CDS encoding ABC transporter permease — translation MNWLEAIFTAFTSPLFYKLTILSALPLIFAGIGGVYSEITGVTNIALEGIMKLGAFTGVAFTFLTGNPWLGLLLGMLGGLILSFLHAYVSIEWSANQIVSATALILIAQGFTGFLMRPIFGQEGQTDFVSKIPTVKIEAIQNIPFIGEIFGEISSFFYIAILVIIGSWFLLYKTPLGLRMRSVGENPRAADTLGVNVKAIRYFGVLMSGVLAALGGMYLALGDIGQFQEQMPAGKGFIALAAMILGNWNPIGTMWAALLFGAAEAMNIQLQTLMVLPSEIKALLNLLPFVLTLIVVGGFVGRTRAPAADGVPYEKE, via the coding sequence ATGAACTGGCTTGAAGCTATATTTACCGCTTTTACTTCACCTTTATTTTATAAATTGACGATTCTTTCCGCACTACCATTGATTTTTGCTGGAATTGGAGGGGTTTACAGCGAAATAACTGGAGTAACAAATATCGCCTTGGAAGGTATTATGAAATTAGGCGCTTTTACCGGAGTTGCTTTTACCTTTCTTACAGGGAACCCCTGGCTTGGACTGCTTTTAGGTATGCTTGGAGGTCTGATTTTGTCATTTTTGCATGCCTATGTTTCAATAGAATGGTCAGCAAACCAAATCGTTTCTGCTACCGCTTTGATTCTAATTGCTCAAGGTTTCACTGGTTTTTTAATGAGACCAATTTTCGGACAAGAAGGACAAACAGATTTTGTATCTAAAATCCCTACGGTAAAAATAGAAGCAATCCAAAACATTCCTTTCATCGGCGAAATTTTTGGAGAAATTAGTTCCTTCTTTTACATTGCTATATTAGTGATCATCGGTTCTTGGTTTTTACTTTACAAAACCCCTCTTGGTTTAAGAATGCGTTCCGTAGGTGAAAATCCGAGAGCTGCAGATACGTTAGGTGTGAATGTTAAAGCGATAAGATATTTTGGAGTTTTAATGAGTGGAGTCCTTGCTGCATTAGGAGGAATGTACCTTGCACTAGGTGACATAGGACAGTTTCAAGAACAGATGCCAGCTGGAAAAGGATTCATAGCCTTGGCAGCTATGATATTAGGAAATTGGAATCCAATTGGAACCATGTGGGCGGCGTTGCTTTTCGGTGCTGCAGAAGCTATGAACATCCAACTTCAAACTTTGATGGTTCTCCCTTCAGAAATCAAAGCTTTACTAAACTTATTGCCTTTCGTTTTGACGTTAATAGTCGTTGGCGGATTTGTTGGAAGGACAAGAGCACCTGCTGCAGATGGAGTTCCCTACGAAAAAGAATGA
- a CDS encoding ABC transporter permease, whose translation MKSRWMSFLVPFLAVMVSLLIAAVIILSIGENPLKAYGAMIRGAVGSRLSWADNITKMTSLLLTGLAVGFGFRAGVFNIGAEGQMAMGGIMAVTVGLSLGNVPPAIAIPVTIVAGMAGGAFWASIAGWLKAKTGAHEVISTIMLNWIAYHITNYLVAGPFAVGAGVPKSPEIAQSAQLPALLTVQASSIPSSILIAIVAAIVIYIILEKTTTGYEVKSVGFNPYAAEYGGISISKNIVLTMAISGALAGLAGALEVMSVHHRIFGAFTSDRGFDGITIALIGQNNPIGIIFAAFLISSLRSGSNAMQTIGVPDDIIVVIQGIIIFFVAADRIIRTWIMKASQLGKKKSPITLQGGEEE comes from the coding sequence ATGAAATCAAGATGGATGTCTTTTTTGGTACCTTTTTTAGCTGTTATGGTTTCCCTTTTAATCGCAGCTGTTATAATATTATCCATAGGGGAAAATCCTCTAAAAGCCTATGGAGCTATGATTAGAGGTGCGGTCGGTAGCAGACTTTCCTGGGCTGACAACATAACAAAAATGACCAGTTTGTTACTCACTGGTTTAGCTGTAGGATTTGGATTTAGAGCAGGAGTTTTCAATATAGGTGCAGAAGGTCAAATGGCTATGGGTGGAATAATGGCTGTAACGGTAGGACTAAGTTTAGGAAACGTACCTCCCGCTATAGCCATACCCGTGACTATTGTTGCAGGTATGGCTGGAGGAGCCTTTTGGGCATCTATAGCCGGTTGGCTTAAAGCCAAGACAGGCGCCCACGAAGTTATAAGCACTATAATGCTGAACTGGATAGCTTATCATATTACGAACTATCTGGTAGCCGGTCCTTTTGCGGTGGGTGCCGGCGTTCCAAAATCCCCTGAAATCGCACAAAGCGCTCAACTACCTGCGTTGTTAACAGTCCAAGCATCTAGCATTCCTTCTAGTATTTTAATAGCAATCGTTGCTGCTATTGTAATTTATATAATACTAGAAAAAACAACAACAGGATACGAAGTTAAATCGGTTGGATTCAATCCATATGCAGCAGAATATGGAGGAATATCGATAAGTAAAAATATAGTACTTACAATGGCTATTTCAGGAGCTTTGGCTGGCTTAGCTGGAGCTTTAGAAGTTATGTCTGTTCATCATAGAATTTTTGGAGCATTCACAAGCGATAGAGGTTTTGATGGAATAACTATAGCCTTGATTGGTCAAAACAATCCTATAGGAATTATTTTTGCAGCCTTTCTAATCTCTTCGCTGAGATCCGGTTCAAATGCAATGCAAACTATTGGTGTACCAGATGATATTATAGTAGTCATTCAAGGTATAATAATATTTTTTGTTGCTGCTGACAGAATCATAAGAACCTGGATTATGAAAGCTTCTCAACTTGGAAAGAAAAAATCACCCATAACACTTCAAGGTGGTGAAGAAGAATGA
- a CDS encoding ABC transporter ATP-binding protein: protein MPQTDNIEEELNDYAVYMKEITKVFPRVVANDKVTFKVKKGEIHALIGENGAGKTTLMNQLYGLYQPTSGEIYIKGKKIDIKGPSDAIDNGIGMVHQHFMLVDNLSVAENVVLGKEPKRGITFNLKKAKKDVKELSEKYGLKVDVDAKIEDIPVGMQQRVEIIKTLYRGADILILDEPTAVLTPQETEELFEILRSLKNDGKTIIFISHKLKEVLEISDNITVMRLGKVTGSVKTSNTNEKELANMMVGREVVLSIDRPKIEHGEALVKVENLWVKDNRKLDAVRGVTFEVRKKEILGIAGVAGNGQSELAEALTGLRKIENGKYYFQGKDVTNLSVKELRELGIAHIPEDRQKRGMVHEFPNFFNLILGSHDKPQFSERGFLKFDKIRDFSKDLIEKFDVRPPEIDIYTGNLSGGNQQKVIIAREIGASPKFIVVSQPTRGLDVGAIEYVHKELIHLREEGVAILLISMELEEIMSLSDRIMVMYEGKSMGEFENGKLSIEEIGLMMAGKSLDEVKLLEEAGELKSL from the coding sequence ATGCCTCAAACAGATAACATAGAAGAAGAATTAAATGATTATGCTGTTTACATGAAAGAAATAACCAAAGTATTTCCCAGGGTAGTTGCAAATGATAAAGTTACATTTAAAGTAAAAAAAGGAGAAATCCATGCACTAATCGGTGAAAATGGCGCTGGAAAAACTACTTTGATGAATCAACTTTATGGTTTATATCAACCTACAAGTGGTGAAATTTACATAAAAGGAAAAAAAATTGATATCAAAGGACCTTCCGATGCTATAGATAACGGTATAGGGATGGTTCATCAACATTTTATGCTCGTTGATAATTTATCAGTTGCGGAAAATGTCGTATTAGGCAAGGAACCTAAAAGAGGCATCACTTTCAATTTAAAGAAAGCCAAAAAAGATGTAAAAGAATTGTCCGAAAAGTACGGCCTCAAAGTTGATGTAGACGCAAAGATTGAAGACATTCCTGTAGGTATGCAGCAAAGAGTAGAGATAATTAAAACACTATATAGAGGTGCTGATATATTAATACTCGACGAGCCTACAGCCGTTTTAACTCCCCAAGAAACTGAAGAACTTTTCGAAATCCTAAGAAGCTTAAAGAACGATGGTAAAACCATTATTTTCATCAGTCATAAATTGAAAGAAGTCTTGGAGATAAGTGACAACATCACAGTTATGAGGCTTGGAAAGGTTACTGGAAGTGTAAAGACTTCAAATACAAACGAAAAAGAATTAGCAAATATGATGGTTGGAAGAGAAGTAGTTCTAAGTATAGATAGGCCAAAAATAGAGCACGGAGAAGCACTAGTGAAAGTTGAAAACCTGTGGGTAAAAGACAATAGAAAGTTAGATGCTGTAAGAGGCGTTACTTTTGAAGTTAGAAAAAAAGAAATTCTAGGGATAGCTGGAGTAGCAGGAAATGGACAGTCGGAACTTGCTGAAGCTTTAACTGGCCTTAGAAAAATTGAAAATGGAAAGTACTATTTTCAAGGGAAAGATGTTACAAATTTATCCGTAAAAGAATTAAGAGAACTAGGCATAGCTCATATCCCTGAGGACAGACAAAAAAGAGGTATGGTTCATGAATTTCCAAACTTTTTCAACTTAATTTTAGGATCACACGACAAACCACAATTTTCAGAAAGAGGATTTCTAAAATTTGATAAAATAAGAGATTTTTCGAAAGATCTCATTGAAAAATTTGATGTCAGACCACCTGAGATAGATATATATACAGGAAACTTATCTGGTGGTAACCAACAAAAAGTAATCATAGCACGAGAAATTGGCGCTTCACCTAAATTTATAGTCGTTTCACAACCTACACGAGGATTAGACGTAGGCGCTATTGAATATGTTCATAAAGAATTGATACATTTGAGAGAAGAAGGTGTGGCAATTTTGCTAATATCAATGGAACTAGAAGAAATCATGTCCTTATCTGATAGAATAATGGTTATGTATGAAGGAAAATCCATGGGCGAATTTGAAAATGGTAAATTATCGATTGAAGAAATCGGCTTAATGATGGCTGGAAAAAGTTTGGATGAAGTAAAATTATTGGAAGAGGCTGGAGAATTAAAAAGTCTATAA
- a CDS encoding BMP family lipoprotein produces the protein MKKLLVLSLISLMFVSSFALKVIMVTDVGGLGDKSFNDGTWAGVQMAMEQLPNVEGELIISKEQTDYVPNLTNAAQRGDVVIGVGFMMADALFNIAAQYPNTFFIGIDIEPSPGQTVPNNLALYTFKEHEAGFLGGYVAAAMTKTGRIGFVGGLEIPPVKRYEIGYRAGVAAYNQIHGTNVQVIIGYAASFEDPAKGKQLTLSQYGNGADIVFACAGATGNGVIDAAKETGMSFYGLPANAPLQQVIDKYYEKGQGYFAIGVDVDQDYMQPGYVLLSITKKIDVATFEGINSALSARYFQSGHNNLGIVDDGVGISPMKYTKGLIPNEVIAELAYLQTLAKEGKINIPQSEAELGSFNASNIVFPF, from the coding sequence ATGAAAAAGTTGTTAGTTCTTAGTTTAATCAGTTTAATGTTTGTAAGTTCTTTTGCTCTAAAAGTTATTATGGTAACGGATGTCGGCGGTTTGGGAGATAAGTCTTTCAACGATGGTACATGGGCTGGTGTTCAAATGGCTATGGAACAACTTCCCAATGTTGAAGGAGAATTAATTATATCCAAGGAACAAACTGATTACGTTCCAAATCTTACCAACGCTGCGCAAAGAGGAGATGTAGTAATTGGTGTTGGATTTATGATGGCAGATGCTTTATTCAATATCGCCGCCCAATATCCCAATACATTTTTTATTGGAATTGATATTGAACCGTCCCCTGGTCAAACGGTTCCAAACAATTTAGCTCTTTACACCTTCAAAGAACATGAGGCAGGATTCTTAGGCGGATACGTAGCGGCCGCAATGACTAAAACAGGTAGGATAGGTTTCGTAGGTGGCCTAGAAATACCACCGGTCAAAAGATACGAAATAGGTTACAGAGCAGGAGTTGCTGCTTACAATCAAATTCATGGTACCAATGTTCAAGTTATAATCGGTTACGCCGCTAGTTTCGAGGATCCCGCAAAAGGAAAACAGTTAACCCTTTCTCAATACGGTAACGGTGCAGATATAGTCTTCGCGTGCGCTGGTGCAACAGGAAATGGAGTCATCGATGCCGCAAAAGAAACTGGAATGTCTTTCTACGGTTTGCCAGCAAATGCCCCTCTACAACAAGTTATAGATAAATATTATGAAAAAGGTCAGGGCTATTTTGCAATAGGAGTTGATGTGGATCAAGATTACATGCAACCAGGTTACGTATTACTTAGTATTACAAAAAAGATCGATGTAGCAACTTTTGAAGGTATAAATTCAGCATTGTCTGCTAGATATTTTCAATCTGGACACAACAACTTAGGTATAGTTGATGATGGTGTTGGAATATCTCCAATGAAATATACCAAAGGGCTAATACCAAATGAAGTTATTGCGGAATTAGCTTATTTACAAACGTTAGCTAAGGAAGGAAAAATCAATATTCCTCAAAGCGAAGCTGAGCTAGGTTCTTTCAATGCAAGTAATATAGTCTTCCCATTCTGA
- a CDS encoding YncE family protein yields the protein MLIVFSILFAALLFSESIFLEVDNFNIGERAFHIDLGKNYAIIADYQGTIHFIDIFTLEKAEFTQAVLPMGGAYDGEFFYVIDNYNRQLLKIKNNKAQQKLVLDSKPVNIKLINGELYILGTNPNKLYIVDSNLFVKKSMNIPVHSPLIRNIGEQVFIPLFDNFQNNVFLTDLLFLIPNNDTYIVNYNNIEHPIDIVGYKGVIYMVSYYNGNLYRNDFRTQPKIAQFGKYTTNIEMYKNNIVGNSLMGGVYYYNLSSGKTEVILEEVPISDISVSPNGQYLYAISHIENKLYVIEDKKVYQTIDTYNYPIDVESPTDNIVLVLCTDSSRLQVIRYFE from the coding sequence ATGTTAATTGTTTTTTCTATTCTTTTTGCAGCTCTGTTATTTTCCGAATCTATTTTTTTAGAAGTTGACAATTTCAACATTGGAGAAAGGGCATTTCATATTGATTTAGGAAAAAATTACGCAATAATTGCGGATTATCAAGGCACTATCCATTTTATAGATATCTTTACTTTAGAGAAGGCGGAGTTTACACAGGCTGTCTTACCTATGGGTGGAGCATACGATGGCGAATTTTTTTATGTTATTGACAATTACAATAGGCAATTACTTAAAATTAAAAATAACAAAGCCCAACAAAAATTGGTTTTAGATTCTAAACCTGTTAATATAAAATTGATAAATGGAGAATTATACATATTAGGTACAAATCCTAATAAATTATACATAGTTGATAGCAATCTTTTTGTAAAAAAATCGATGAATATCCCTGTACATAGTCCGTTGATAAGAAATATAGGTGAGCAAGTTTTTATTCCTTTATTTGATAATTTTCAAAACAACGTATTTTTAACAGACCTTCTTTTTTTGATCCCTAATAATGATACTTATATCGTAAATTATAATAATATAGAACATCCTATCGATATTGTAGGATACAAAGGGGTTATTTATATGGTTTCATACTACAATGGCAATTTGTATAGGAATGATTTCAGAACACAACCTAAAATTGCACAATTTGGGAAGTACACTACGAACATTGAGATGTACAAAAATAATATTGTAGGCAATTCCTTGATGGGTGGTGTTTATTACTACAATCTTTCCTCTGGGAAAACCGAAGTTATTTTAGAAGAAGTACCAATTAGTGATATTTCAGTTTCTCCTAACGGACAGTATTTATACGCTATATCTCATATAGAAAATAAACTTTATGTAATAGAGGATAAGAAGGTTTATCAAACAATTGATACTTACAATTATCCTATCGATGTTGAATCGCCAACAGACAATATCGTTTTGGTACTTTGTACGGATTCCTCGAGGTTGCAAGTTATAAGATACTTTGAATAA
- a CDS encoding polysaccharide pyruvyl transferase family protein, which translates to MKKIFLIGFYGYGNYGDDLLLKSFLQILNEIKFDGILFLPLENELEFDEGYIFQIITVSRFNFYEIRKTIKDSDVIIFGGGNLFQSETSYRSFMYYYYIAHLGAKFNKTILLLSQGFGSFNEKRSLQKLKKILSYPKLYGNLRDETSFVFATKYNKNISLGVDVGPYPFLNYTYKKTNKISVCLKEEHDLRYLTEFLSTFENYTLSTLVINATQDALKNYELVESIRKETKITAEFPFKDSNKITKEISESKIIISDRLHSALAGIFFDGQTITFNNLKNRRVLKNIKRDYNFFYKNTAEIPFIYYDAVSSNYDFKEISDIYKDKLQKTVFDIKTLIQSIL; encoded by the coding sequence ATGAAAAAAATTTTTTTAATTGGATTTTATGGATACGGGAACTATGGAGATGACTTATTACTAAAAAGTTTCTTACAAATATTAAATGAAATAAAATTTGATGGAATCTTATTCTTACCTCTTGAAAACGAGTTGGAATTCGATGAAGGATATATATTTCAAATAATCACTGTTTCAAGATTCAATTTTTACGAAATAAGGAAAACTATAAAAGACAGCGATGTTATAATCTTTGGAGGAGGAAACCTTTTTCAATCCGAAACCTCTTACAGAAGTTTCATGTACTATTACTATATAGCCCACCTCGGGGCAAAGTTCAATAAAACCATATTGCTCTTATCCCAAGGTTTTGGCTCTTTTAACGAAAAACGTAGCCTCCAAAAATTAAAGAAAATCCTTTCTTACCCAAAACTTTACGGCAATTTGAGAGATGAAACATCTTTTGTCTTTGCAACAAAATATAATAAAAATATCTCCCTAGGTGTAGATGTAGGACCATATCCTTTTTTAAATTATACTTACAAAAAAACAAACAAAATATCAGTTTGTTTAAAAGAAGAACATGATTTGCGATACTTAACAGAATTCTTATCAACCTTTGAAAATTATACACTTTCTACATTAGTAATAAATGCAACACAAGATGCATTAAAAAATTATGAATTAGTTGAAAGCATAAGAAAAGAAACTAAAATTACAGCTGAATTCCCTTTTAAAGATTCAAATAAGATAACCAAAGAAATTTCTGAGTCTAAAATAATCATATCTGATCGTTTACACAGTGCTCTGGCTGGAATCTTTTTTGATGGGCAAACAATAACTTTTAACAACCTAAAGAATCGAAGAGTACTAAAAAACATAAAAAGAGATTACAACTTTTTTTATAAAAACACAGCTGAAATACCCTTTATCTATTATGATGCTGTTTCTTCTAATTATGATTTCAAAGAAATTTCTGACATATACAAAGATAAATTACAAAAAACAGTGTTTGATATAAAAACACTTATTCAAAGTATCTTATAA
- the flgB gene encoding flagellar basal body rod protein FlgB, with amino-acid sequence MFDNINFEIIPNTMDALSLRQNVISQNIANYETPGYKRKYVDFENELQKALNEDSKLTLKVNRDQHINNTLSLEKIQPNIQIDDSKSLRDDGNNVDPDMELIRMTQNTLKYNTLSRLMTYSIQRYETAIRGGK; translated from the coding sequence TTGTTTGATAATATTAATTTCGAAATAATTCCAAATACTATGGATGCATTGTCTTTAAGACAAAACGTAATTTCTCAAAATATAGCAAATTATGAAACCCCTGGTTATAAAAGGAAGTACGTTGATTTTGAAAATGAGTTACAAAAAGCCTTGAATGAAGATTCAAAATTGACCCTTAAAGTTAATAGAGACCAACACATAAATAATACCTTATCTTTAGAAAAAATTCAACCAAATATTCAAATAGATGATTCCAAATCGCTCAGAGATGATGGTAACAACGTCGATCCCGATATGGAATTGATCAGGATGACTCAAAATACTTTAAAATACAATACTTTATCTAGGTTGATGACCTATTCAATACAGAGATATGAAACAGCTATTAGAGGTGGTAAATGA
- the flgC gene encoding flagellar basal body rod protein FlgC, which translates to MMDGLFKVLDIAASGMTAERFRLDVISQNLANSDTTRTEEGGPYRRKTVIFQEALNESTNGSKNFGGVKVTSIVEDPSPFRLVYDPNHPDADAEGYVSYPNVNVLREMVDMISAQRAYEMNAAVVNSAKSMYNSALGIGR; encoded by the coding sequence ATGATGGATGGGTTATTTAAGGTTTTAGATATTGCTGCGAGCGGTATGACAGCAGAGAGATTTAGGTTAGACGTTATATCTCAAAATTTGGCTAATTCGGATACAACCAGGACAGAAGAAGGTGGGCCATACAGAAGAAAAACAGTAATCTTTCAAGAAGCACTTAATGAAAGTACAAATGGAAGTAAAAATTTTGGGGGAGTTAAAGTCACTTCTATAGTAGAAGATCCATCCCCTTTTAGATTAGTATATGATCCTAACCATCCTGATGCAGACGCTGAAGGATATGTAAGTTATCCTAACGTTAACGTATTACGAGAAATGGTTGATATGATCTCTGCTCAAAGAGCTTATGAGATGAATGCAGCGGTTGTAAATTCAGCGAAAAGCATGTACAATTCTGCCCTCGGAATAGGTAGATAA
- the fliE gene encoding flagellar hook-basal body complex protein FliE, translating to MTNGINGINGIDPNKLVPEKTKQEDKNLDFSKLLKDAIEEVNSIQKNADKVAADYAAGNITDIHQVMIAAEKASLSLQLTTEVTNRIVEAYKEIMRMQI from the coding sequence ATGACCAACGGCATAAATGGAATTAATGGGATTGACCCCAATAAATTAGTTCCAGAAAAAACTAAACAAGAAGATAAAAATTTAGACTTTTCTAAACTATTAAAAGATGCGATTGAGGAAGTAAATTCGATCCAAAAGAATGCAGATAAAGTTGCAGCAGATTATGCGGCAGGTAATATAACGGATATACATCAGGTTATGATTGCAGCAGAAAAGGCTTCTTTATCTTTACAATTAACCACAGAAGTTACGAATAGAATCGTTGAAGCTTATAAAGAAATAATGAGAATGCAGATATAA
- a CDS encoding class I SAM-dependent methyltransferase: MSKYDKKRLAWLFDNMTDTKSTIGEQVADSGETIPQIAGRVAFEQLKLTGEDVLLDVGTGTGDKAIAAAHICRQVIGIDISKKSLEQARIRAELENLNNVIFAYGAFEEPCVELELALYGITKILAVYSLHHLPDQLKKESLFTLSNLLHRPGRIVIGDIMFFEEPNKHIEKFNEVYYDGGDTDFPSRVEYLTECLKQAGGTTRVEQIHPLVGVIIADFV, from the coding sequence ATGTCAAAATATGACAAAAAACGTCTCGCCTGGTTATTTGACAATATGACTGATACAAAGAGTACCATAGGTGAACAAGTTGCAGATTCTGGTGAGACTATCCCACAAATAGCCGGTCGGGTAGCTTTTGAACAATTGAAACTCACTGGCGAAGATGTGTTACTCGATGTTGGAACAGGCACCGGTGATAAAGCTATTGCAGCTGCTCATATCTGTCGGCAAGTAATTGGTATTGATATTAGTAAGAAGAGTTTAGAGCAAGCCAGGATAAGGGCTGAACTGGAGAATTTAAACAATGTGATCTTTGCTTATGGTGCATTTGAAGAGCCTTGTGTGGAGCTCGAGCTTGCTTTATATGGTATTACGAAAATTCTTGCTGTCTATTCATTACATCATTTACCCGATCAACTCAAGAAAGAAAGTTTGTTTACTCTATCTAATTTGTTGCATCGACCTGGTCGCATAGTAATCGGCGATATTATGTTTTTTGAGGAGCCTAATAAGCATATTGAAAAATTCAATGAGGTATACTATGATGGTGGAGATACCGATTTTCCTTCGCGAGTAGAATACCTAACCGAATGTTTGAAACAGGCAGGAGGTACAACTCGCGTTGAACAAATTCATCCATTGGTTGGCGTGATAATAGCAGATTTCGTATAA
- the mgtE gene encoding magnesium transporter: MKVEVKVDIKKLINEKEFKLLKELLKEQEPARIVEMIEELPHDEKIVVFRFLPKDTAAEVFSQLEKDDQMELLSLFKEDKLKEIIENMEPDDRADLLEELPANVVKRLLAHLSNEERQNTLILLNYPEYSAGRIMNPNFLDLKENMTVKEALQHIKNEGNKKETIYTLFVIDNTRKLKGTVELKDLIFSEEDEFVKNIMNENPTFSTVYDDEEVVARIMQDYDLLAIPVTDSEKRLVGIITIDDIVDVLEESATEDIQKMAAVGVTETSYFHTSIWELIKSRVIWLGALLLFESIAVFVIEGFSDVLQKITVLAAFMPTINAIGGNTGSQMSAIVIRSMAVGDIDDDDLKKVLARELFSSVILGIILGIIMFLRSIVNTREPLIMLSLSLSIIIVVIISNLLGVILPFFAKKIHLDPALISGPFISTLMDILSMFFYFSISVLLLKDML, translated from the coding sequence GTGAAGGTTGAAGTAAAAGTCGATATAAAAAAATTGATAAACGAAAAGGAGTTTAAACTTCTAAAAGAGTTGTTAAAAGAACAAGAACCCGCAAGAATAGTAGAGATGATCGAAGAATTACCCCACGACGAAAAAATTGTTGTTTTCAGATTTTTACCTAAAGATACCGCTGCAGAAGTATTTTCTCAGTTAGAAAAAGATGATCAAATGGAATTACTCTCTCTTTTTAAAGAAGATAAGTTAAAAGAAATAATAGAGAATATGGAACCTGATGATAGAGCTGATCTTTTAGAAGAGCTTCCTGCTAACGTAGTAAAACGTTTACTTGCTCATCTTTCTAATGAAGAGAGACAAAATACACTTATTCTTCTGAATTATCCAGAATATTCCGCAGGAAGAATAATGAACCCAAATTTTTTGGATCTTAAAGAAAATATGACTGTAAAAGAGGCGCTTCAACATATTAAGAATGAAGGAAATAAAAAAGAAACTATCTACACTTTGTTTGTAATAGATAACACTAGAAAATTGAAGGGCACAGTAGAATTAAAAGATTTAATTTTTTCTGAAGAAGATGAGTTTGTAAAAAATATTATGAATGAAAATCCAACCTTTTCAACAGTTTACGACGATGAGGAAGTAGTTGCAAGAATCATGCAAGATTATGATCTTTTAGCTATTCCGGTTACAGATAGTGAAAAAAGACTGGTAGGAATAATAACCATTGATGATATTGTTGATGTTCTTGAAGAATCAGCCACAGAAGACATCCAAAAAATGGCCGCTGTAGGTGTAACGGAAACTTCTTATTTTCATACTTCTATCTGGGAGCTCATAAAAAGCAGGGTAATCTGGCTTGGTGCATTACTACTTTTTGAGAGCATTGCCGTTTTTGTAATTGAAGGTTTTTCAGATGTGTTACAGAAAATTACGGTGTTAGCTGCATTTATGCCGACTATTAATGCAATAGGAGGAAATACCGGAAGTCAAATGTCCGCTATAGTAATTAGATCAATGGCAGTTGGGGATATTGATGATGACGATTTAAAGAAAGTTTTAGCTAGAGAGTTGTTTTCAAGTGTGATTTTAGGTATAATTTTAGGAATAATCATGTTTTTAAGATCAATTGTTAATACTCGAGAACCTTTAATTATGTTGAGTTTATCTTTATCTATAATTATAGTGGTAATTATTTCAAACCTTTTAGGAGTTATCTTACCTTTTTTTGCAAAAAAAATACATTTAGATCCTGCATTGATCTCTGGACCTTTTATTTCAACTTTGATGGATATATTAAGTATGTTTTTTTATTTTTCTATTTCTGTTTTACTTCTTAAAGATATGTTGTGA